A genomic region of Leptolyngbya sp. CCY15150 contains the following coding sequences:
- a CDS encoding type 1 glutamine amidotransferase, translated as MKFLVIKHTRSEGFGIYEQFCLDAGIDVDYVELAKGDRFPDPQLYDGLWVMGGPMNVEDVEHCPWIADELAFIQRAVQMGLPYFGTCLGAQMLAAATGGRVGFINQPEVGLLSITLNPAGQQHPLLQGLDVQPNVFQWHGQAVLHLPPGATVLASSPQCPVQIYAVGDRAFGLQFHSEVTPAVMDRWVSIPDYRQELERSLGVAGREAFHQAVYDQATAMARDARILFENFVAIAQSSETARAGDIEW; from the coding sequence ATGAAATTTCTGGTGATCAAACATACGAGGTCGGAAGGCTTCGGTATCTATGAACAGTTTTGTCTCGATGCAGGCATTGACGTAGACTACGTTGAACTAGCCAAGGGCGATCGCTTCCCCGATCCCCAACTCTACGACGGCCTATGGGTCATGGGCGGGCCGATGAACGTGGAGGATGTAGAGCATTGCCCATGGATTGCCGATGAACTGGCGTTTATCCAAAGGGCGGTGCAAATGGGGCTGCCCTATTTTGGCACCTGTTTGGGCGCGCAAATGCTAGCCGCAGCCACGGGGGGACGGGTGGGATTCATAAACCAGCCCGAAGTGGGCCTGTTGTCCATTACCCTCAATCCAGCCGGGCAACAGCATCCCCTCCTCCAAGGGCTGGATGTGCAACCCAACGTCTTTCAATGGCATGGCCAGGCGGTGCTGCACCTGCCACCCGGAGCGACGGTGTTAGCCAGTTCACCCCAGTGCCCCGTCCAGATCTATGCGGTGGGCGATCGCGCCTTTGGTCTACAGTTTCACAGTGAAGTCACCCCGGCGGTGATGGATCGCTGGGTCTCCATTCCCGACTATCGGCAAGAGCTAGAGCGATCGCTTGGCGTGGCAGGACGGGAGGCGTTTCATCAGGCTGTCTATGATCAGGCTACCGCCATGGCCCGCGATGCTCGTATCCTGTTTGAAAATTTCGTAGCGATCGCTCAATCGTCTGAGACTGCCAGAGCAGGAGATATTGAATGGTAG